Proteins co-encoded in one Bradyrhizobium sp. 170 genomic window:
- a CDS encoding VWA domain-containing protein has protein sequence MAGEPTKPKSTGDVASAKAEAAKGGPLPQSKPSASDDIAAFVAKARAMSPHRAGARGRLVFALDATMSRQPTWDMACALQADMFREAASLGSLDIRLVYYRGFNECRATGWISDSAQLARLMGKIDCQGGNTQIGKVLSEARREAVASGVRALVFVGDAMEEGVDDLCAKAGELGLLKVPVFMFQEGHDATAEQAFREIARLTGGAWCRFDPGAAAQLRELLRAAAAYAAGGREALLALSKTASGAAALIGQMK, from the coding sequence ATGGCTGGCGAACCCACCAAACCGAAATCGACAGGCGATGTTGCGTCGGCAAAGGCCGAGGCGGCTAAGGGCGGCCCGTTGCCGCAGAGCAAGCCGTCGGCGTCGGACGATATCGCAGCCTTCGTGGCGAAAGCTCGCGCAATGTCGCCGCACCGAGCGGGCGCCAGGGGAAGGCTGGTGTTTGCGCTTGACGCCACCATGAGCCGGCAGCCGACCTGGGATATGGCCTGCGCGTTGCAGGCCGACATGTTTCGCGAGGCGGCTTCGCTCGGCAGCCTCGATATAAGGCTGGTCTATTACCGCGGCTTCAATGAATGCCGCGCCACCGGCTGGATCTCCGATTCCGCGCAACTGGCGAGGTTGATGGGCAAGATCGATTGCCAGGGCGGCAATACCCAGATCGGCAAGGTGCTGTCGGAGGCGCGCCGCGAGGCGGTGGCGTCTGGCGTGCGCGCCCTGGTGTTCGTCGGCGACGCCATGGAGGAGGGGGTCGACGATCTCTGTGCCAAGGCCGGCGAGCTCGGCCTGCTCAAGGTGCCGGTGTTCATGTTTCAGGAAGGCCACGACGCCACAGCCGAGCAGGCGTTCCGCGAGATCGCGCGGCTCACCGGCGGCGCATGGTGCAGGTTCGATCCGGGCGCCGCGGCGCAGTTGCGCGAGCTCCTGCGCGCCGCCGCAGCCTATGCCGCCGGCGGGCGCGAAGCGCTGCTGGCGCTGTCGAAAACCGCAAGCGGCGCGGCCGCGCTGATCGGCCAGATGAAGTGA